The genomic DNA ATCTTTTTCCATCTGCCCTAAAAAGCGCAAAAGCCGCTGCTATGAAAAACCTGATTACTTGCTATAGTCCCGGGCGCCGAACACGCCGCTGCCTACGCGAAGTAGTGTGCTGCCTTCTTCCAGCGCAATTTTCCAGTCGGAGGTCATCCCCATGGAGAGCTCGCAAAAATCAAGATTGGCATGAAAAAAAGTATCGCGGAGCTGCTCGAAACAGTAGCGGAGGTAACGGAACTCCTGGCGCAGCTTGGCCTCGTCGTCGGTATTGGTGGCAATGCCCATTACGCCCACAATGCGGATATACTTCATGGCACGGTATTCTTCCGACTGCAGCAGGGCGACGGCATCCTCATACGTCATGCCATACTTGGTTTCTTCGTCGGCAATGGCAATCTGCAGCAGGCAATTGATTGGAAGTGTGCGGCCAAACATTTCGGCACGGCGGTTTATCTCTTCCAGCAGCCTAAGGCTGTCTACCGACTCAATGGTATTGATGAAGCCGGCAATCTGCTTTACTTTGTTGGTTTGCAGGTGCCCGATCAGGTGCCAGGAAATATCATGTGGCAGCTGCTCATATTTCTCTACCAGTTCCTGCACTTTGTTTTCGCCGAAGAGGCGGTGGCCGGCATCATAGGCCTCTTGAATAGCGGCTACCGGATGGGTTTTAGAAACGGCAACCAGGCGGCAGGGAGTATTTCGCAGTTGCTCGTCGAAGTATAAAATGTTATCGGCTATGGCCATCGTATCTATTTTTCATTTAGCATTGTTTGTGGCGTATCACGACACATGTATCTCGTATCACGACAAAGTTGCATGTTTTGTTCCAGGGTATAAAGCAAGTATGTGTTGCCTTCTAAGCTTTCTATCTTTCGAACTCAACCTCAGTCTTCCAGCACGCTGGTAATGAAAGTGTTTTTGAGCAGCATCCAGCCCAGCAGCAGCAGCAGCGCCCACTTGAGGTATACCTGGTAATAATCACGGGTATCGCGGAAGCGACTTTCTCGGATTTCCGTTTTTTCCAGCCGGTTGATGTTGGCGAACACCTCCTGCAGGCCCGACTTGTTATCGGCTCTGAAATAGTGGCCCTGGCCGATGTCAGCAATCTGGCGCAGGCTCGATTCGTCCAGCTTGGTATCCACGTAGAGTGTTTTACCAGCTTCGTCCACATCGTAGGCTACCTGCCCATCTTTACCAATTCCGATGGTATAAAGTTTTATGTTGTAGCCAAAGGCCAGTCTCGAGGCCATGGCAGGATCCAGGCTGCCGGCCGTGTTTTCGCCGTCGCTGATGAGGATAATAACCTTGCTTTTGGCGTTAGAGTCGCGTAAGCGGTTGATGGCTACCGCCAGGGCGCTACCGATCGCCGTACCGTCGTTGGGAATCATCTTCAGGGAAATGTTGCCGATACTTTCCCGCAGCAGTTCATAGTCGGTGGTAAGCGGAGAGAGCGAATAGGCATCGCCGGCAAAAACCACCACGCCTATACGGTCCTGCACCCGCCCGTTTATAAAGTTGGTGGCTACTTCCTTGGCTGCCTCGAGGCGGTTAGGTTTAAAATCCTGCAGTTCCATCGAACCCGATACATCCAGCACCAGCACAATGTCAATGCCTTCGGCCGAGAGCTCCACCTGCTCGTTTACACGCTGTGGGCGGGCCAGTGCCACCAGCACCAGCATCGTAAAAAGGATAAAAACCAAAGTAGGAAGGAAGCGCAGCAGGCTGCTCCACTGCCAGCGATTTCTGCCTTCAAAAAGGGCCATGTCCAGTTTGTTGCGCGTGTTGCGGCGCACGGTATTCTTGAGCAAGAACAGCAGCGGCACCACCGGCAATGCATACAGCACCAGCGGGTAAACCCAGTCGAAGGAGTGAAGGGTGCTGTAGCGGAACCAGTCCAAGCTCAGCCAATCCCAGAGATCATCGGTTATACCTTGCATCTTTAATTAGTTCTCGTCTGATCTTATAGCGGCTTTTGGCAAAGCGCCGCAGCATGCCCAGCGCCAGGTTAGCTTCGCCTTCCGACTCCGACTGCAGGTTGCCGTAAATGGCCTTGTCCAGAATGCGCAGGGCGGTGTTTACCTCTTCGTCGTCCAGATAAAATTCTACAATTTCTTTGGTGGTAAACGAGTTGATGGCGCTGCGCTCCAGCTTGGTCAGGTAATTCTTCCACAGCGAAACGGCTTTTTCTATACTTCCGGAGGCGGCTGTTTTAATAAAACGGTCAGCATGCGAGCTGTAGCGGGAGGCAAAGTATACATGG from Pontibacter liquoris includes the following:
- a CDS encoding YggS family pyridoxal phosphate-dependent enzyme, giving the protein MAIADNILYFDEQLRNTPCRLVAVSKTHPVAAIQEAYDAGHRLFGENKVQELVEKYEQLPHDISWHLIGHLQTNKVKQIAGFINTIESVDSLRLLEEINRRAEMFGRTLPINCLLQIAIADEETKYGMTYEDAVALLQSEEYRAMKYIRIVGVMGIATNTDDEAKLRQEFRYLRYCFEQLRDTFFHANLDFCELSMGMTSDWKIALEEGSTLLRVGSGVFGARDYSK
- a CDS encoding vWA domain-containing protein, with amino-acid sequence MQGITDDLWDWLSLDWFRYSTLHSFDWVYPLVLYALPVVPLLFLLKNTVRRNTRNKLDMALFEGRNRWQWSSLLRFLPTLVFILFTMLVLVALARPQRVNEQVELSAEGIDIVLVLDVSGSMELQDFKPNRLEAAKEVATNFINGRVQDRIGVVVFAGDAYSLSPLTTDYELLRESIGNISLKMIPNDGTAIGSALAVAINRLRDSNAKSKVIILISDGENTAGSLDPAMASRLAFGYNIKLYTIGIGKDGQVAYDVDEAGKTLYVDTKLDESSLRQIADIGQGHYFRADNKSGLQEVFANINRLEKTEIRESRFRDTRDYYQVYLKWALLLLLGWMLLKNTFITSVLED